From Streptomyces sp. NBC_00370, a single genomic window includes:
- a CDS encoding TVP38/TMEM64 family protein — translation MLDTGPRPSSGLVVRCSRVLLSPWSRFSMLVVVLGCAAAAVLLYEPQRFLSAGWPPHVGGGAAVVLFAVAYGLCAVAFVPRPLLNLAAGALFGTQLGLPAALVGTVLGAGIAFGLGRFLGQSALRPLVRGRWLTAADGQLSRHGFRSMLAIRLFPGVPFAAANYCAAVSRMGWLPFLLATGLGSIPNTAAYVVAGSRAASPMSPTFLAAMGFIVLSGLGAAVVAWRKRHRIGGS, via the coding sequence ATGCTCGACACCGGTCCCCGGCCGTCTTCCGGCCTCGTTGTCCGCTGTTCCAGGGTGCTGCTCTCGCCCTGGTCCCGATTCTCGATGCTCGTGGTGGTGCTGGGCTGCGCGGCCGCGGCCGTGCTGCTGTACGAGCCACAGAGATTCCTCTCGGCCGGCTGGCCGCCGCACGTGGGCGGTGGCGCGGCCGTGGTGCTGTTCGCCGTCGCGTACGGGCTGTGCGCGGTCGCGTTCGTGCCGCGGCCGCTGCTGAACCTCGCGGCCGGGGCGCTCTTCGGTACGCAACTCGGGCTGCCGGCCGCTCTGGTGGGTACGGTGCTGGGCGCCGGGATCGCCTTCGGGCTCGGCAGGTTCCTCGGCCAGAGCGCGCTGCGCCCGCTGGTGAGGGGCCGTTGGCTGACGGCCGCCGACGGGCAGCTCAGCCGGCACGGCTTCCGTTCGATGCTGGCGATCCGGCTGTTCCCGGGCGTGCCGTTCGCCGCGGCCAACTACTGCGCCGCCGTGTCGCGGATGGGCTGGCTGCCGTTCCTGCTGGCGACGGGGCTCGGTTCGATTCCGAACACGGCCGCCTATGTGGTCGCCGGCAGCCGGGCGGCCTCGCCGATGTCGCCGACCTTTCTGGCGGCGATGGGCTTCATCGTGCTGTCCGGTCTCGGGGCCGCCGTGGTGGCCTGGCGCAAACGCCACCGCATCGGCGGCAGTTGA
- a CDS encoding enoyl-CoA hydratase/isomerase family protein, whose product MAAEGPEEPVLTGRTGRLAQLTLNRPRALNALTRPMVRIIDAALARWEHDEDVAAVVITGAGERGLCAGGDIRAVYEDARTGGAESPGFWRDEYLLNARIARYPKPYAAIMDGIVMGGGVGVSAHGSVRIVTERSAVAMPETGIGLVPDVGGTYLLSRAPGELGTHLALTGRVVRAADAVLCGLADHFVPSELLPELHTAFAATTTGDLRAAVRPYEQPAPEGDLADGRPWIDACYSAETIEEIVGRLLDHGDPAAKEAAATVLTRSPTALKATLAALRTARRLATLEEVLDQEYRASCAALATHDLVEGIRAQVIDKDRTPHWSPADLAGVTEADVARFSATPPGGALGAADRS is encoded by the coding sequence ATGGCAGCCGAAGGACCCGAGGAACCGGTGCTGACCGGCCGGACAGGACGGCTGGCCCAGCTCACCCTGAACCGTCCCCGGGCACTCAACGCGCTGACCCGACCCATGGTGCGGATCATCGACGCCGCCCTGGCGCGGTGGGAACACGACGAGGACGTCGCGGCCGTCGTCATCACCGGCGCCGGCGAGCGCGGGCTGTGCGCGGGCGGCGACATCCGGGCCGTGTACGAGGACGCCCGCACCGGCGGCGCCGAATCCCCCGGCTTCTGGCGCGACGAGTACCTGCTCAACGCCCGGATCGCCCGCTACCCCAAGCCGTACGCCGCGATCATGGACGGCATCGTGATGGGCGGCGGGGTCGGTGTCTCGGCGCACGGCAGCGTGCGGATCGTCACCGAACGCTCCGCCGTCGCCATGCCGGAGACCGGCATCGGCCTCGTCCCCGACGTGGGCGGCACCTATCTGCTGTCCCGGGCGCCCGGCGAGCTGGGCACCCATCTCGCCCTCACCGGACGGGTGGTGCGCGCCGCCGACGCCGTACTGTGCGGCCTCGCCGACCACTTCGTCCCGTCGGAACTGCTGCCCGAGCTGCACACCGCCTTCGCCGCCACCACGACCGGCGACCTGCGGGCGGCCGTACGGCCCTACGAGCAGCCGGCGCCCGAGGGTGACCTGGCGGACGGCCGGCCCTGGATCGACGCGTGTTACTCGGCGGAGACCATCGAGGAGATCGTCGGCCGGCTCCTCGACCACGGTGACCCGGCGGCGAAGGAGGCCGCCGCGACCGTCCTGACCCGCTCGCCCACCGCGCTCAAGGCCACGCTGGCCGCACTGCGCACCGCCCGCCGCCTTGCCACCCTGGAAGAGGTCCTGGACCAGGAGTACCGGGCCTCCTGCGCCGCGCTGGCCACCCACGACCTCGTCGAGGGGATCCGCGCCCAGGTCATCGACAAGGACCGCACCCCGCACTGGTCACCCGCCGACCTGGCGGGCGTCACCGAGGCGGACGTGGCGCGGTTCTCCGCCACACCGCCCGGCGGCGCGCTCGGCGCCGCCGACCGGAGCTGA
- the meaB gene encoding methylmalonyl Co-A mutase-associated GTPase MeaB: MPRPIDIDSYAKGVLDGSRSHIARAVTLVESTRPDHRALAQQLLTQLLPHAGNARRIGISGVPGVGKSTFIDALGTLLTGLGHRVAVLAVDPSSSRTGGSILGDKTRMERLAVDPHAFVRPSPTAGTLGGVAKATRETIVVMEAAGYDVVLVETVGVGQSETAVANMVDSFLLLSLARTGDQLQGIKKGVLELADVIAVNKADGPHERDARSAARELAGALRLMTPVDAAWTPPVLSCSAREGTGLDAVWERLEQHRAVLASEGRLARKRRDQQVDWTWAMVRDHLLDRLRDDPGVRALTPGLEQRVRDGTLTATLAAERIIEALALPGEDRRPDTT; encoded by the coding sequence ATGCCCCGACCGATCGACATCGACAGCTACGCCAAGGGTGTCCTCGACGGTTCGCGCTCCCACATCGCACGCGCGGTCACGCTGGTCGAGTCGACCAGGCCCGACCACCGGGCGCTGGCCCAGCAGCTGCTGACCCAGCTGCTGCCGCACGCGGGAAACGCCCGGCGCATCGGGATCAGCGGGGTGCCCGGTGTCGGCAAGTCGACTTTCATCGACGCGCTCGGCACCCTGCTCACCGGACTCGGCCACCGGGTCGCCGTGCTCGCCGTCGACCCGTCGTCCAGCAGGACCGGCGGCTCCATCCTGGGGGACAAGACCAGGATGGAGCGGCTGGCCGTCGACCCGCACGCCTTCGTACGGCCGTCGCCGACGGCCGGCACGCTCGGCGGCGTCGCGAAGGCGACCCGCGAGACCATCGTCGTGATGGAGGCGGCCGGGTACGACGTGGTGCTCGTCGAGACCGTCGGGGTCGGCCAGTCGGAGACGGCCGTCGCCAACATGGTGGACTCCTTCCTGCTGCTCAGCCTCGCCCGCACCGGCGACCAGCTCCAGGGCATCAAGAAGGGGGTGCTGGAGCTGGCGGACGTCATCGCCGTCAACAAGGCCGACGGCCCCCACGAGCGCGATGCCCGCTCGGCCGCCCGTGAACTGGCGGGCGCGCTGCGGCTGATGACCCCAGTGGACGCCGCCTGGACACCGCCGGTGCTCAGTTGCAGCGCCCGCGAGGGCACGGGCCTCGACGCGGTCTGGGAGCGGCTGGAGCAGCACCGCGCCGTCCTGGCGTCCGAGGGCCGGCTGGCGCGCAAACGGCGCGACCAGCAGGTCGACTGGACCTGGGCCATGGTCCGGGACCATCTGCTGGACCGGCTGCGGGACGACCCCGGTGTACGGGCACTCACGCCCGGACTGGAACAGCGGGTACGGGACGGCACGCTGACGGCGACCCTCGCGGCCGAGCGGATCATCGAGGCGCTGGCCCTGCCCGGCGAGGACCGCCGGCCGGACACCACTTAG
- the scpA gene encoding methylmalonyl-CoA mutase has product MRIPDFSEIGLGDGAPGAVTDDQWRAAVKEATGRSDADLYWETPEGIAVKPLYTAADTAGLDFLATYPGIAPYLRGPYPTMYVNQPWTIRQYAGFSTAEESNAFYRRNLAAGQKGLSVAFDLPTHRGYDSDHPRVTGDVGMAGVAIDSIYDMRQLFDGIPLDKMSVSMTMNGAVLPVLALYIVAAEEQGVPPEKLAGTIQNDILKEFMVRNTYIYPPTPSMRIISDIFSYTSQKMPRYNSISISGYHIQEAGATADLELAYTLADGVEYLRAGLGAGLGVDAFAPRLSFFWAIGMNFFMEIAKLRAARLLWAKLVKKFDPQNAKSLSLRTHSQTSGWSLTAQDVFNNVTRTCVEAMAATQGHTQSLHTNALDEALALPTDFSARIARNTQLLLQQESGTTRVTDPWGGSAYVEKLTYDLARRAWQHIEEVEEAGGMAKAIDAGIPKLRVEEAAARTQARIDSGRQPVIGVNKYRVETDEKIDVLKVDNSSVRDQQIEKLRRLRAERDENGCQDALRALTAAAEAGPGPGLEGNLLALAVDAARAKATVGEISDALEKVYGRHAGQIRTISGVYRNEAGTSPAVERTRAAVEEFERAEGRRPRILVAKMGQDGHDRGQKVIATAFADLGFDVDVGALFQTPGEVARQAVEADVHIVGVSSLAAGHLTLVPALREELAAEGREDIMIVVGGVIPPQDIEELHRAGAAAVFPPGTVIPDAAADLLTALAASLGHER; this is encoded by the coding sequence ATGCGGATCCCGGACTTCTCCGAGATCGGACTCGGCGACGGGGCACCCGGCGCCGTCACCGACGACCAGTGGCGTGCCGCGGTCAAGGAGGCCACCGGCAGGTCGGACGCCGACCTGTACTGGGAGACCCCCGAGGGCATCGCCGTCAAACCGCTGTACACGGCGGCGGACACGGCCGGGCTCGACTTCCTCGCCACCTACCCGGGGATCGCGCCGTACCTGCGCGGGCCCTACCCCACGATGTACGTCAACCAGCCCTGGACGATCAGGCAGTACGCCGGGTTCTCCACCGCCGAGGAGTCGAACGCCTTCTACCGGCGCAACCTCGCGGCGGGTCAGAAGGGCCTGTCGGTCGCCTTCGACCTGCCGACCCACCGGGGCTACGACAGCGACCACCCGAGGGTCACCGGCGACGTCGGCATGGCGGGCGTCGCGATCGACTCGATCTACGACATGCGCCAGCTCTTCGACGGCATCCCGCTCGACAAGATGAGCGTGTCGATGACGATGAACGGCGCCGTACTGCCCGTACTGGCCCTGTACATCGTCGCGGCCGAGGAACAGGGCGTACCGCCGGAGAAGCTGGCGGGGACCATCCAGAACGACATCCTCAAAGAGTTCATGGTCCGCAACACCTACATCTACCCGCCGACGCCCTCGATGCGGATCATCTCCGACATCTTCAGCTACACCTCGCAGAAGATGCCGCGCTACAACTCCATCTCCATCTCCGGCTACCACATCCAGGAAGCCGGTGCGACGGCCGACCTGGAGCTGGCCTACACCCTCGCGGACGGGGTCGAGTACCTGCGCGCCGGGCTCGGCGCCGGGCTCGGCGTGGACGCCTTCGCGCCCCGGCTGTCGTTCTTCTGGGCCATCGGCATGAACTTCTTCATGGAGATCGCCAAACTGCGCGCGGCCCGGCTGCTGTGGGCCAAGCTCGTCAAGAAGTTCGACCCGCAGAACGCCAAGTCGCTCTCGCTGCGCACCCATTCACAGACCTCCGGCTGGTCGCTCACCGCGCAGGACGTCTTCAACAACGTCACCCGCACCTGCGTCGAGGCCATGGCGGCCACCCAGGGCCACACCCAGTCCCTGCACACCAACGCCCTCGACGAGGCGCTGGCCCTGCCCACCGACTTCTCCGCCAGGATCGCCCGCAACACCCAGCTGCTGCTCCAGCAGGAGTCCGGCACCACCCGGGTCACCGACCCGTGGGGCGGCAGCGCGTACGTCGAGAAGCTGACGTACGACCTCGCCCGGCGCGCCTGGCAGCACATCGAGGAGGTCGAGGAGGCCGGCGGCATGGCGAAGGCCATCGACGCCGGCATCCCCAAGCTCCGGGTCGAGGAGGCCGCCGCCAGGACCCAGGCGCGGATCGACTCCGGACGCCAGCCCGTCATCGGCGTGAACAAGTACCGGGTGGAGACCGACGAGAAGATCGACGTGCTCAAGGTCGACAACTCGTCCGTGCGCGACCAGCAGATCGAGAAACTGCGCAGGCTGCGCGCCGAGCGGGACGAGAACGGCTGCCAGGACGCGCTGCGCGCGCTCACCGCGGCGGCCGAGGCGGGCCCCGGGCCGGGACTCGAAGGCAATCTGCTGGCGCTCGCCGTCGACGCGGCACGCGCCAAGGCGACCGTCGGCGAGATCTCGGACGCGCTGGAGAAGGTGTACGGCCGGCACGCGGGCCAGATCCGTACGATCTCCGGTGTGTACCGCAACGAGGCAGGAACGTCCCCCGCCGTCGAGCGCACCCGCGCCGCCGTCGAGGAGTTCGAGCGCGCCGAGGGGCGCAGGCCGCGCATCCTGGTCGCCAAGATGGGCCAGGACGGCCACGACCGCGGCCAGAAGGTCATCGCGACGGCCTTCGCCGACCTCGGCTTCGACGTCGACGTCGGCGCGCTGTTCCAGACGCCGGGCGAGGTGGCACGGCAGGCCGTCGAGGCCGACGTGCACATCGTCGGGGTGTCGTCGCTCGCCGCGGGACACCTCACGCTCGTCCCGGCGCTGCGCGAGGAGCTGGCGGCCGAGGGGCGCGAGGACATCATGATCGTCGTCGGCGGGGTGATCCCTCCGCAGGACATCGAGGAGCTGCACAGGGCCGGCGCGGCAGCGGTCTTCCCGCCCGGCACGGTCATCCCGGACGCGGCGGCCGACCTGCTGACGGCGCTCGCGGCCTCGCTCGGCCACGAGCGGTGA
- a CDS encoding methylmalonyl-CoA mutase family protein, translating to MTVLPDDGLSLAAEFPDATHEQWQDLVAGVLRKSGRDVSGPAAEAALSTALQDGITTRPLYTAADVAADGGFPGFAPFTRGARPEGGAVSGWDLRQRHGRPDPVQLNEAVLADLENGVTSLWLAVGAGGAPVSALATALDGVYLDLAPIALEAGDEFGPAARELLKLYEQRGVPRTAAAGNLGADPVGQLARTGQETAGHTEEAARLAELCHQEYPGLRAVVVDALPYHEAGGSDAQELGCSLATGVGWLRDLTEAGLSVEAACGQLEFRYAAGADQFLTIAKFRAARRLWARVAEVSGAGSDSAAQRQHAVTSRVMMTRRDPWVNMLRTTVAALAAGLGGADSVTVLPFDQEFGLSDAFARRIARNTSTILLEESHLGRVVDPAGGSWYVERLTDDLAKAGWAWFQEIERAGGQRAALRSGLIGERIADTWRERSHRLATRREPVTGVSEFPQLTEVAVVRDPAPVPPGGGLPTVRRDEAFEALRARSDAHLAATGARPRAFLAALGPAAAHTARAGFAGSLFRAGGIEPVHDPVTVDAATVGDAFARSGATVACVCSSDALYAEQAVPVAEALKAAGADRVLLAGRPGEQRETYERAGIDEFVVAGGDAVAVLTALLDRMGVA from the coding sequence ATGACGGTCCTGCCTGATGACGGGCTTTCGCTGGCAGCCGAGTTCCCTGACGCGACCCATGAACAGTGGCAGGACCTGGTAGCAGGGGTCCTGCGCAAATCGGGTCGGGACGTGTCGGGTCCTGCGGCCGAGGCAGCCCTTTCCACCGCCCTGCAGGACGGGATCACCACCCGTCCTCTCTACACCGCTGCCGACGTCGCCGCCGACGGCGGGTTCCCCGGCTTCGCCCCCTTCACCAGGGGCGCCCGCCCCGAAGGCGGCGCTGTCTCCGGCTGGGACCTCAGACAGCGGCATGGCCGGCCCGACCCCGTACAGCTCAACGAGGCCGTGCTGGCCGATCTGGAGAACGGGGTCACCTCGCTCTGGCTCGCCGTCGGAGCCGGCGGCGCGCCGGTCTCCGCCCTGGCGACGGCACTTGACGGTGTCTATCTGGACCTGGCGCCGATCGCCCTCGAAGCGGGCGACGAATTCGGCCCGGCCGCGCGGGAGTTGCTGAAGCTGTACGAGCAGCGCGGCGTACCGCGCACCGCGGCCGCCGGCAACCTCGGCGCCGACCCGGTCGGCCAACTCGCCCGCACCGGACAGGAGACGGCCGGGCACACCGAAGAGGCGGCGCGCCTCGCCGAGTTGTGCCACCAGGAGTACCCGGGCCTGCGGGCCGTCGTCGTGGACGCGCTGCCGTACCACGAGGCGGGCGGCTCGGACGCCCAGGAGCTGGGCTGTTCACTGGCGACAGGCGTCGGCTGGCTGCGCGACCTGACCGAGGCGGGGCTGAGCGTCGAAGCGGCCTGCGGGCAGCTGGAGTTCCGCTACGCGGCCGGCGCCGACCAGTTCCTGACGATCGCCAAGTTCCGTGCCGCGCGCCGGCTGTGGGCGCGGGTGGCCGAGGTCAGTGGCGCGGGCAGCGACTCCGCGGCGCAGCGGCAGCACGCCGTGACCTCGCGGGTGATGATGACGCGCCGCGACCCGTGGGTGAACATGCTGCGCACCACCGTCGCCGCACTGGCGGCGGGACTCGGCGGCGCCGACTCGGTGACCGTACTGCCGTTCGACCAGGAGTTCGGCCTCTCCGACGCCTTCGCGCGCCGGATCGCCCGTAACACCTCCACCATCCTGCTGGAGGAGTCACACCTCGGCCGGGTCGTCGACCCGGCCGGCGGCTCCTGGTACGTGGAGCGGCTCACCGACGACCTGGCCAAGGCGGGCTGGGCGTGGTTCCAGGAGATCGAACGCGCCGGGGGCCAGCGGGCCGCGCTGCGCTCCGGGCTGATCGGCGAACGGATCGCCGACACCTGGCGGGAGCGCTCGCACCGGCTGGCCACGCGCCGCGAACCCGTCACGGGAGTCAGTGAGTTCCCCCAGCTGACCGAGGTCGCGGTGGTCCGCGACCCCGCGCCCGTACCTCCCGGCGGCGGGCTGCCGACCGTACGGCGCGACGAGGCGTTCGAGGCCCTGCGGGCCCGCTCCGACGCGCACCTCGCCGCCACCGGCGCCCGCCCGCGCGCCTTCCTGGCCGCCCTCGGACCCGCCGCCGCCCACACGGCGCGCGCCGGATTCGCGGGGAGCCTCTTCCGGGCCGGCGGCATCGAACCCGTGCACGACCCGGTGACGGTGGACGCGGCCACCGTGGGCGACGCCTTCGCCCGCAGCGGCGCCACCGTCGCCTGCGTCTGCTCCAGCGACGCGCTCTACGCGGAGCAGGCCGTGCCCGTCGCCGAGGCGCTGAAGGCGGCAGGCGCCGACCGGGTGCTGCTCGCCGGGCGGCCCGGCGAACAGCGTGAGACCTATGAACGGGCCGGGATCGACGAGTTCGTCGTCGCGGGCGGCGACGCCGTCGCCGTCCTGACCGCCCTGCTCGACCGGATGGGAGTGGCGTGA
- a CDS encoding undecaprenyl-diphosphate phosphatase, producing the protein MSWFESFILGLVQGLTEFLPISSSAHLRLTAAFAGWHDPGAAFTAITQIGTEAAVLIYFRKDIARIVSAWFRSLGNKAMRADHDAQMGWLVIVGSIPIGVLGVTFKDQIEGPFRDLRLIAVTLIVMGVVLGVADRLAARDETGGKHRAVKQRKGLQDLGVKDGLIFGFCQAMALVPGVSRSGATISGGLLMGYTRESAARYSFLLAVPAVLASGVFELKDAGEGHVAWGPTIFATIIAFVVGYVVIAWFMKFITSKSFMPFVIYRILLGIALFFLVSTDTLSPHAGESAA; encoded by the coding sequence ATGTCTTGGTTCGAATCCTTCATCCTCGGGCTTGTCCAGGGGCTGACCGAGTTCCTGCCCATCTCGTCCAGCGCGCATCTGCGGCTGACCGCCGCGTTCGCCGGCTGGCACGACCCGGGGGCCGCCTTCACCGCGATCACCCAGATCGGTACGGAGGCGGCGGTCCTGATCTACTTCCGCAAGGACATCGCCCGGATCGTCTCCGCCTGGTTCCGCTCGCTCGGCAACAAGGCGATGCGCGCCGACCACGACGCGCAGATGGGCTGGCTCGTCATTGTCGGCTCGATCCCGATCGGTGTGCTGGGCGTGACGTTCAAGGACCAGATCGAGGGTCCGTTCCGCGATCTGCGGCTGATCGCCGTGACGCTGATCGTGATGGGTGTCGTCCTCGGCGTGGCGGACCGGCTCGCCGCCCGCGACGAGACCGGCGGCAAGCACCGCGCGGTCAAGCAGCGCAAGGGGCTGCAGGACCTGGGCGTCAAGGACGGGCTGATCTTCGGCTTCTGCCAGGCCATGGCCCTGGTGCCCGGTGTCTCCCGGTCGGGCGCCACCATCAGCGGCGGACTGCTGATGGGCTACACCCGCGAGTCGGCCGCGCGCTACTCGTTCCTGCTCGCCGTCCCCGCGGTCCTGGCCTCGGGTGTGTTCGAGCTGAAGGACGCGGGCGAGGGCCATGTGGCCTGGGGACCGACGATCTTCGCCACGATCATCGCGTTCGTTGTCGGATATGTCGTTATCGCGTGGTTCATGAAGTTCATTACATCCAAGAGCTTCATGCCGTTCGTGATCTATCGGATCCTGCTCGGCATCGCGCTGTTCTTCCTGGTCAGCACCGACACGCTGAGCCCGCACGCGGGCGAGTCGGCCGCCTAG
- a CDS encoding Re/Si-specific NAD(P)(+) transhydrogenase subunit alpha, with amino-acid sequence MASRIGVVKESSPGESRVSATPTTVRQLLSLGYAVAVEAGAGERSSFTDEAYEEAGAAVVPAGEAWGSDIVLKVNAPNPDEIGRLRDGAVLVGLLAPALDPQLVETLALRPITALAMDAVPRISRAQSLDVLSSMANIAGYRAVIEAAHVFGRFFTGQVTAAGKVPPAKVLVAGAGVAGLAAIGAAGSLGAIVRATDPRPEVADQVRSLGGEFLAVEVAEQQQSTDGYARATSEDYDRRAAEIYAEQAADVDIVITTALIPGRPAPRLLTERDIASMRPGSVVVDMAAAQGGNVAGSVAGEAVVTDNGVTIIGYTDLAGRLPAQASQLYGTNLVNLLKLLTPGKDGEVVLDFDDVVQRAVTVVRDGTKTWPPPPVPVSAAPAVAAPAAPPAVREQKQPLTARRKYALTGVGVVLLFLLTAFAPAQLIGNFTVFVLAIVIGYYVIGHVHHALHTPLMSVTNAISGIIVVGALLQIGRADTVITALSFAAILLASINIFGGFAVTRRMLSMFSKD; translated from the coding sequence ATGGCATCGCGCATCGGAGTGGTGAAGGAATCATCGCCCGGCGAATCCCGGGTGTCGGCGACACCCACCACGGTTCGGCAGTTGTTGTCGCTCGGTTACGCGGTCGCCGTGGAAGCAGGCGCCGGGGAGCGGTCGAGCTTCACCGACGAGGCGTACGAGGAAGCCGGCGCCGCCGTCGTACCCGCAGGTGAGGCATGGGGCAGCGACATCGTCCTGAAGGTCAACGCGCCGAACCCGGACGAGATCGGGCGGCTGCGCGACGGGGCCGTGCTGGTCGGCCTGCTGGCACCGGCCCTCGATCCGCAGCTCGTCGAGACGCTGGCGCTGCGCCCGATCACCGCCCTGGCCATGGACGCGGTACCGCGTATCTCCCGCGCCCAGTCGCTCGACGTGCTCAGCTCGATGGCCAACATCGCCGGCTACCGCGCGGTGATCGAGGCGGCGCATGTCTTCGGGCGGTTCTTCACCGGTCAGGTCACGGCCGCGGGCAAGGTGCCGCCGGCCAAGGTGCTGGTGGCGGGCGCGGGCGTGGCGGGGCTGGCCGCGATCGGCGCCGCCGGCAGCCTCGGCGCGATCGTCCGCGCGACGGACCCCCGGCCCGAGGTGGCCGACCAGGTCAGATCCCTGGGCGGCGAATTCCTCGCCGTGGAGGTCGCCGAGCAGCAGCAGAGCACCGACGGCTACGCCAGGGCGACCTCCGAGGACTACGACCGGCGTGCGGCGGAGATCTACGCCGAGCAGGCCGCCGACGTCGACATCGTCATCACCACCGCCCTGATCCCGGGCCGGCCCGCGCCGCGGCTGCTGACCGAGCGGGACATCGCGAGCATGCGGCCCGGCAGTGTCGTCGTCGACATGGCGGCGGCGCAGGGCGGCAACGTGGCGGGTTCTGTGGCGGGCGAGGCAGTGGTCACCGACAACGGTGTGACGATCATCGGGTACACGGATCTCGCCGGCCGGCTGCCCGCGCAGGCTTCGCAGCTCTACGGCACCAACCTGGTCAACCTGCTGAAACTGCTGACCCCCGGCAAGGACGGCGAGGTCGTCCTCGACTTCGACGACGTCGTGCAGCGCGCGGTGACCGTCGTACGCGACGGTACGAAGACGTGGCCGCCACCGCCGGTCCCGGTGTCGGCGGCGCCCGCCGTCGCCGCGCCGGCCGCGCCGCCCGCCGTACGGGAGCAGAAGCAGCCGCTCACGGCGCGCCGCAAGTACGCCCTCACCGGGGTGGGTGTGGTGCTGCTGTTCCTGCTCACCGCGTTCGCGCCCGCGCAGCTCATCGGCAACTTCACGGTGTTCGTGCTGGCCATCGTGATCGGCTACTACGTCATCGGCCATGTCCACCACGCCCTGCACACACCGCTGATGTCGGTGACGAACGCGATCTCCGGGATCATCGTGGTGGGCGCGCTGCTGCAGATCGGGCGCGCGGACACCGTCATCACCGCGTTGTCCTTCGCCGCGATCCTGCTGGCCAGTATCAATATCTTCGGCGGTTTCGCCGTGACCCGACGCATGCTCAGCATGTTCTCGAAGGACTGA
- the pntB gene encoding Re/Si-specific NAD(P)(+) transhydrogenase subunit beta, which translates to MTAATAAQAAYIVAALLFVLSLAGLSKHETSRSGVVFGISGMTIALAATIGLASRSIAATGIVLIVVAMVIGAVIGILRARSVEMTGMPELIALLHSFVGAAAVLVGWDGYFGVESKGSHEIEIAHDLLRIHHAEVFIGVFIGAVTLTGSVVAFLKLSARINSRPLMLPGKNLLNIGALAAFVGLTVAFVIHPSLGLLIAVTAVALALGWHLVASIGGGDMPVIVSMLNSYSGWAAAASGFLLNNNLLIVTGALVGSSGAYLSYIMCQAMNRSFLSVIAGGFGAEATGGDDTDYGEHREISVADTVDLLKNATSVVIAPGYGMAVAQAQFPVADLTRKLRERGVDVRFAIHPVAGRLPGHMNVLLAEAKVPYDIVLEMDEINDDFAGTAVVLVIGANDTVNPAALEDPSSPIAGMPVLRVWEAENVIVFKRSMSPGYAGVQNPLFFRENSQMLFGDAKERVEDILRTL; encoded by the coding sequence ATGACTGCCGCAACCGCCGCACAAGCGGCCTACATCGTCGCCGCCCTGCTGTTCGTCCTGAGCCTCGCCGGGCTGTCGAAACACGAGACGTCCCGCTCCGGTGTGGTCTTCGGGATCTCCGGCATGACCATCGCGCTGGCCGCCACCATCGGTCTGGCGTCCCGGTCCATCGCCGCCACCGGCATCGTGCTCATCGTCGTCGCCATGGTCATCGGCGCGGTCATCGGGATCCTGCGGGCACGCAGTGTCGAGATGACGGGCATGCCCGAACTCATCGCGCTACTGCACAGTTTCGTCGGCGCCGCCGCCGTACTCGTCGGCTGGGACGGCTACTTCGGCGTCGAGTCGAAGGGCTCGCACGAGATCGAGATCGCCCACGATCTGCTGCGCATCCACCATGCCGAGGTGTTCATCGGTGTGTTCATCGGCGCCGTCACCCTCACCGGGTCCGTCGTCGCCTTCCTCAAGCTGTCGGCGCGCATCAACTCACGGCCGCTGATGCTGCCCGGCAAGAACCTGCTCAACATCGGTGCGCTGGCGGCCTTCGTGGGGCTGACCGTCGCGTTCGTCATCCACCCGAGCCTGGGGCTGCTCATCGCCGTCACGGCGGTCGCGCTCGCGCTCGGCTGGCATCTGGTCGCCTCGATCGGCGGCGGCGACATGCCGGTGATCGTGTCGATGCTCAACAGCTACTCGGGCTGGGCGGCCGCCGCTTCCGGTTTCCTGCTGAACAACAATCTCCTGATCGTCACGGGCGCGCTGGTCGGCTCGTCCGGTGCGTATCTGTCGTACATCATGTGCCAGGCGATGAACCGCTCGTTCCTGTCGGTCATCGCGGGCGGCTTCGGCGCCGAGGCGACGGGCGGTGACGACACCGACTACGGCGAGCACCGCGAGATCAGTGTCGCCGACACCGTCGACCTGCTGAAGAACGCCACCTCGGTGGTGATCGCGCCCGGCTACGGCATGGCGGTGGCGCAGGCGCAGTTCCCCGTCGCCGATCTGACCCGCAAGCTCAGGGAGCGCGGGGTCGACGTGCGGTTCGCGATCCATCCGGTGGCGGGACGGCTGCCCGGCCATATGAACGTGTTGCTGGCCGAGGCGAAGGTGCCGTACGACATCGTGCTGGAGATGGACGAGATCAACGACGATTTCGCCGGCACGGCGGTGGTGCTGGTGATCGGCGCGAACGACACCGTCAACCCGGCCGCCCTGGAGGACCCAAGCAGCCCGATCGCCGGTATGCCGGTGCTGCGGGTGTGGGAGGCGGAGAACGTGATCGTCTTCAAGCGGTCCATGAGCCCGGGGTACGCCGGCGTCCAGAACCCGCTGTTCTTCCGCGAGAACAGCCAGATGCTGTTCGGCGACGCGAAGGAGCGGGTCGAGGACATCCTGCGCACGCTGTAG